From the Alkaliphilus flagellatus genome, the window AATAGTCTTTGTTGATTAAGTTTCCAAACAGAATATTTAATAGAGCTTACTAAAGTATCAGCCATTTTCATAACAAGATTTAGTCTTGTATTTTGCAATACTAGATATTCCATATATCCTGCTAAATTAACAATACCAGTAATGTGAATATCACCTATAGCTGGAAGGTTTTTATTTACACCAGCTCCAGGTTTTAAAGGACCTGCACCTACGGTAATATAGCCTATTCTATCTGCCTTTCCTAAGCAAGCATCAATAGCTACAATAAAAGGATTATTAAGAGAATTATATATATGATCTATTTTTTCTTTTAAATTTTTTGCATGTACTGGATCATCTAAAGTACCATAGACATAAACCTTATTATATTTTGAAAGCGAGTCAACTAGTTTATGGCCAATAATAGGTCCTAATGCATCTCCAGTCGAACGATCTGTTCCAATACAAAGTAGAACAAATTCCTCATATGGGGTACTATAATACAAATTAATATATTTAGATAGCATAATACTAAAATCAACAGAGGCCATTGGTGTATTAATACTTAAAGAATCATATTTTTTTAAATTAGATAAAGACATAAAAGTTCCTCCTTGAATTAAATCTATTTAAGTTACAATTAGCTTTTCCTAAATAGGTTTTCTAATACAAAAAATATGATAAAGAAAACTGGATTCAGAAGGAGTCTTAACTCTACCTAAATCATAGTTGTGTCTTTCTCGCTTAAAAGTTTACAATAAGCCTTAAGGGTAAAAGGTGCTGATACGATAGCACCAGACGACTTTTATTTCGAGAATCCTAGCAATATACCGAAGATAAATAAGGACTCGGTTCTTATTACCCATACTTCATCATAAAAATATAATTGTGAGAGGGGGATGGGTTATGACAAGAAGACAATCAATATATACATTAGCAAGTGTATATATTGGCACTGTTATTGGAGCAGGATTTGCTTCTGGCCAAGAAATATTTCAATTTTTTGGGAAGTATGGGTGGCAAGGAATATTAGGTGTAATAATAGTAACAATTTTATTTTCACTATTAGGAGTTTTAGTGTTAAATAGTATTTATACAAAAAAAATTAAAAGTTTTAAGCAGTTTTCAACAGGATATTTTGGAAAAGCTTTTTTTACTATTATAAATATATTGCTTACTTTTCTATTGTTTACCAGTTATGTCGTTATGCTATCTGGAAGTGGAGCTGTATTTTACGAACATTTTCAAATCCAATATATATATGGAATTATTATAATGGCAATAATAACCTTTTTTGTTTTTATATTTGGAGTGAGAGGAATCGCAAATGCTAATAAGGTAATAGTCCCTTTTCTTGTTTTTATAATATTATGGATAGGGCTTAATGTTATATATAAAAATCAAATGGTGTTTAGCAACTTCTATACTGCTCCATTTAAAAGTAATAACATATTTAGCGATGTGAGTTCATTGAAATATATATTAGTACAATTAATACATAAATCAAATTGGCTATGGTCTGCAATTGTATATTTCTGTTATAACACTATAGGCTCTATAGTAGTTATGTGTTCCTTATATCCGCTAATTTATGATAAAAAAGCTGCTAAGCTGGGAGGATTATTAGGAGGATTAGTACTAGGTATTTTAGCCATGATAATTTTATTAAGCCTAATGGTGTTATATACTAGTGTAATAGGATTAGAAGTGCCAATGGTTACAGTTGCAAGCACATTAGGAGATTTGTGGAAAACATTATATAGTTTTGTTTTGCTTCTTGCTATGTTTACTACAGCAATTGCTAATGGTTATGGATGTATATTGGGAATTGCTAATTTAACACGAATTAATGAAAAATTTATTAGTATTATTGTCTGCGTAATATCTGTACCTTTAGCAATGGTAGGTTTTAAAAAACTAGTTACTTTCTTTTATCCACTGTTCGGATATATAGGAATGTTATTTATTTGTGCTATAATTCTTAAAAGAAGAAAAAGCTATAGAGGATTTTTATAAAATTTATGGAATATAATATAAATAACTAAATGTATGCATGTTTCATGTGAAACATATATAGCATAAAAACTAATAACTATAAGATAAACAAAGATTTAGTTCAGATAGACTTTTATCTCAATCTGAACGAGTGTTGCGCTGTATTCCTATGCAAAACCACCCTTGAGGTGTAAGTTATGCAGTTCTAAGACTCCATTTTGTAGAAGAAGGAGTTTTAGGACTGTTAGCTATTGGATAAAAATTATAAGGGGATTCAAATATGCAAAAAAGAAAAAAAGGACTATTAATTTTAATTACTATAATTATTATTTTATTCTTCATAAATCCTAAAGCGATAAGCTACTTGAAAGCAAAAACAGGATCAAGAGAAGGCGATGTATCTATAATTAAAGAAATAGAAACAACACATAGTAGTCAAATCATCTATGAAAAATTAGATAATGGATTAATACAGTATTTAGAAGGTATTTTAATTTATTATAATATGGATGGAGAACAAATCTGGAACATAAATTTAGGGATAACTCGTCCAATAATAAAAACAAACTCTAATAATGTTTATGTAATAGATAAAAACACAAATCAAATACTACGCATAAATAAAAAAGGAGAACAAATATATAAAAGTACATTAGATAAACCTTATAAAAATTTTAATATTTGTGATGATAACTATGTAGTATTATACCATCATACTGATAGTCCAGTTCAATATATTACTATAATGAACGAGGAAGGAAATAAGGTTGGAGAAATAACATTAGGAGAGGGAGAAGTAACTAATATAGCTATTTCAAGGACACAGGATAGAATAGCTGTAAGCACTATAGGAACAAATGGAGATACTTTAGAAAACAATCTATTAGTTTATGATTTAAAAGGAAATTTGATTGGTGTAGAAGGTTTAAAAAACAATGTAATATTAAATATTTTCTATAATGAAAAAGGAGATTTAATTGCAGTTGATGAAAAAAATATATTTAGTATAGATAAAAATAATAAAGTAAAATGGGAAACTAATTTTAATGAGCCAATAGCACTTATAGATACAACCGGTAGAAACTATCTAACAATGTACAGTGAAGGTAGTAGTAAAAATAGCATTATTTATTCACGTACTGGAAATAAAATTAAAACCTTAGCATATGATGGAAAACTGACTGGCGAAATGGCTCCAAAGGAAGAAATACTAGGGTTAGATAATTATAAGAATGAAATTATAGCATACTCATTAAGAACAATATTTAAATATGGTAAAAATGGAAATGTGAAGTTTGAATATCCATATTCAAGTGATATTTTAAAAAGCTTTGCATTATCTGAAAATAATATCGTAGTTATAACCAAGGAAAAAATCACATTTTTATCCTTTAAGAAAATTTAAGTAATACAAAGGTCTATATGGTAGCATCAGATTACTTTTATTAATATATAGAAAGTATAATTTCTTGACATTGTAAGTAGTTATATATAAGGTAATATTATTGAAAGAAAGAGAAACGAAGGTGAAAATATGTCCTACAAAGCACTTTATAGAAGATGGAGACCTAAGGTTTTTGAAGATGTAATTGGACAAGAACAAGTAATTACTATTTTAAAAAATCAAATCAACTCTTCTAATATTGCCCACGCCTATCTTTTTACAGGTACAAGGGGAACCGGAAAAACATCTACAGCAAAAATATTTGCTAGAGTAGTAAACTGTCTTAATCCCAAAGATGCTAATCCTTGCAATAGCTGTGAAGTATGTGAAGGTATTTTAACAGAAAATATTATGGATGTTATTGAAATAGATGCCGCTTCTAATAATGGAGTAGACAATGTAAGGGAAGTTAGGGAAAATGTTAAATATCCTCCATCTAAAGGAAAATATAAAATTTATATTATAGATGAGGTTCATATGCTTAGTACAGGGGCTTTTAATGCTCTGTTAAAAACATTAGAAGAACCACCTAGCTATGTTATATTTATATTAGCTACTACGGAGCCTCACAAAATACCAGCTACAATACTATCTAGATGTCAAAGGTTTGACTTTAAACCAGTTAAAATAAGAGACATAATGGGGCACCTATCTTTTATATGTGATGAAATAGGAGTTACTTGGGATGAAGAAGCCCTTAGATTAATAGCAATTAATTCGGAAGGGGCATTACGAGATGCTTTAAGTATTTTAGAGCGATGTATATCCTTTAGTGAGGATACTCTAACCTACGAGAATGTAGTAAGTATATTAGGGATGGTTAATTATGAGTTTATATTTAACCTAGTTGATAAAGTAGCCGAGAAAGATACATCCAATGTGCTTACACTTATTAACGAAATGGTTATGGAAGGTAAGGAAGTTAGTCAGCTAATGAAGGATTTAATTAGCCACTTTAGAAACCTTCTACTTGTTAAAATGAATGTAGAAATTGATGAGATTTTAAGCTTATCAGAAGAAAGACAAAAACGCCTTCAAGAACAGGGCAGGTTATTTACTATAAATCAGATAACTTCTTTTATTTATAGTCTATCGGATATTGAAGGAAAATTAAAATACTCTGCTCAACCTAGAACATTAATAGAAATAGCAGTTATAGGTTTGTGTAATAAAGAACTAGATGACTCTTTAGAGGGGATTATAGAAAGAGTAAAACAGTTGGAGAAAAATATTGTCTCTGGAGAAATAACGGTAAATAGAAGTAATGTAAATATATCTTCTTCAGTACCAAATAAAGCTAGTATTTCGTCATCCTATTCTCAAAAAAACAAGTATGATGAAAAGAAGAGTATGGATGAGGAAGAGCCAAAAGAAGAAAATATGATTAGAGAGGAAGAAATTATTAATAATAATAGTCTTTTAGACTTTGGCGCTATACAAAGTAATTGGCAAAATATTTTAGAAGAATTGCGTAAGGAGAAAAAAGCTCAAATACAAGCTCTTCTAATGGAAGGTAGCCTAGTAAAATTAGATAAGGATACTTTATTAATTTCTTTTAAAGATGGATTTGGATTCCATAGAGAAGCTTTAGATAAAGAAAAAACAAAAGAATATATATCTGGTATAATTAAAAGACTTACAGGCCAGAGTATAAGACTTTCATTTGTAATGGAGGATCAGCTTATTACTGAAATTGAGCCAAAGGAAGAAAAAGATCCATTAGAGATACTTAAAGAAGCACTACCTAAGGAAATCCATGAAATATTAGAGATAGTAGATGAATAATATATTTGAAATAATTATGATATAATAAGAAAATGATAACAATTTGAGCACCTGAAAATTTAATATAAATTTAAGTGTGACAAGAACCATTGTAGGAACAAAATTGTAGTTTAAAGTGTAGTAAGGGTCGATGGATAATATCAGACGACTTTTTAATAGAAATAATGAATTAAGGAAATAAAAGGAGGAATTTTTTATGGCTAAAAAAGGTTTCCCAGGAATGGGTGGAGTTAACATGAATAATATGATGAAACAAGTGCAAAAAATGCAAAAACAAATGGAGGAAACACAGGCAGAACTAGAACAAAAGGTTCTTGAAACAAGTGCTGGTGGAGGTGCTATTTCTATTAAAGTTACAGGTAAAAAAGAAATAGTAGGTATAAAGATTAAGCCAGAGGTAGTAGATCCAGATGATGTTGAAATGTTAGAGGATTTAATCATGGCAGCTGTTAACGAAGCTATTCGTGCTGCAGAGGATATGGTGGCTTCTGAAATGGGTAAAATTACAGGGAAAATGAATATGCCTGGATTATTCTAGTTTTTATTTACCTAATGAAATGAGGATAGCAAATTATGAACTACTATTCATCATCAATTGCTCAGTTAATTGAGCAATTTACAAAACTTCCTGGAATAGGAAGGAAAACTGCCCAAAGATTAGCTTTTCATGTTATTAGTATGCCTAATCAAGATGCACATAGCCTAGCTGATGCAATTGTAACGGCGAAGGAAAGTGTAAAGTATTGTAAGGTATGTACAAACCTGACAGATCAAGATACATGTAATATTTGTAGTGATAAAAGAAGGGATCCATTAACAATTTGTGTTGTTGAAGATCCTAGAGATGTAGTAGCTATGGAGAGAACTAAGGAGTTTAAGGGATATTATCATGTGCTACATGGGGCTATATCTCCATTAGAGGGAGTTGGTCCAGAGGATATTAAAATTAAAGAATTATTATCACGTCTGACGAATCAACCTGTAGATGAAATAATCATTGCTACAAACCCCAACATTGAAGGAGAAGCTACAGCAATGTATCTGTCAAAGCTTCTAAAACCAATGGGAATTAAAGTATCAAGAATTGCCCACGGTATACCTGTAGGTGGAGATCTTGAATACGCAGATGAAGTTACTCTAACCAAGGCATTGGAAGGTAGAAGGGAAATTTGATTTAGGCAGAAAGTTGTATAAAGTAAATAAAGTTGTATCATTTTGCAAGAAGTTGTATCAAAAAACATGGTTCAAGGAAGGATAAAATCCTCCTTAACCATGTTTTTTATTTTACACATTACTTTCTGTTTTAAAAAATGATCAAGGTAGAAACATATTGGCAAGAAAAGTTGTATCATAAAGGAAATAAAGTTTTATTATGGGAAAAGGGGTTTTTCAACTGTATGGAGAAATTTATATTACATATTTGTAAAATAATATTTCATACAATGAGAGAGGTGTAGTGTTTGATTTTAGTAGTAAGTTGTGTGATTTTAAATAATGGTAAAGTCCTAATGGTTCAAGAAGGTAAGAATTATATATATGGGTTATGGAATTTTCCATCTGGTAGATTAGAAAATAATGAAAGAATAGTTAATGCTGCTATTAGAGAAGTCCAAGAAGAAACAGGTTATAAAGTTACTATCTCAGGCTTAACAGGAATATATAATTTTTTCAGTGAAACTAATGCTCAGGTAGTTATGTTTAATTTTGTTGGGGAAGTAGTTGAAGGAGATTTAAAATACGATAATGAAGAAATAATTAATGCAAAATGGTTTTCAATTAATGAAATCTCTGAATTAAACGATAAAGAACTACGAAATTGTAAATTGATTAGAAATATCATCAACGATTTAGAAGATAAATGTATAGTACCACTTGATGCTATTCATGACCTTCTTTAATTCATAACATTGTATATTAATTAGTAAAATAGTATGTATAACAAAGAGGATACAAATAGAAAGTGGAATAAAAAATCTGGTTCAATAGGTTCAAAATAATTTCTATAAGTTAAAAAGTATGAAATAAGGAATATTTATATTAACTTTAGGAGGTATTAAATGAAAAGCGATATTTTAGTTTTAGAAGCAACGCAATCAAATTATGAAAAATTGAGAGAGATTTTCTTTACTGTTCGTAAAAATACTTTTCATTGGATGGAACCAGAAAAGTTGAAACTGTCAGATTTTGATGAAAGTACAAAAGATGAACTAATATTGATTGCCCAAATAAACAATGAAATTGTTGGGTTTGTATCGATTTGGGTACCAGAAAAGTTTATTCATAATTTATTCGTGTTAGAAGATTTTCAAGGTCAAGGTGTTGGAACAGTTCTTATTAATGAAGCTATTGAAAGGGTAGGACTACCTTTAACCTTAAAATGCGTAAAATCAAATATTAATGCTTTTAATTATTATGTATCACACAATTGGAAAATCGAAAAAGAAGATATGAGTAGTGATGAGTCATATTATTTAATGAAATACTGTAATCTATTATGAGATGAGTATATTCTATAGTTGAAACAGTGCAGGTTCTTTATATACTGAGTAGTAGTAAAATATTATGTAACAAAAATTATCTAGGAGAGTTAAAATGTCAAAAAAGCATGAAAGACTTATATTAGTAAAATAAAATCTTATTTTTAGGAGGGGGAAATAATGAATAAAAATTTTAGAAGAATTATTTTTAAGGCAATTGGATTAGCAATGGGGGTTGCAACACTTGTTTTAAATATTATAAAACCACTTGAAGGTAAAAATGCCATAAGTTTATTATCTATTGGTTTAATTTGTCTAGCAATTGATCAACTTGAAAACAAATAGTAAGTAATTAGATAAAGTATATAATGAACTCTTTTACATTTTTATTAAATATGTAAAAAACATTGCAAATAAATGGTCAAAACTAAGTTGACAATATGGAAAATATATGTAATAATACATAAAAAGTGAGTATGCTTAAGCATTTATGTGTGAGCAGCATAGGGATTATGAAAGTCCTACACGAATGGCTATAACCCTTCGGAGTCACTCTGACGAGTGATTCTGAGGGGTTTTTTATTGTACAATAAAGTATAAAATTTTTAGGGGGAGTATTGATGATTAAATTACTTACACAGGATGATAAAAAAATCATTCTGGAATATCTTCAAAGAAATGAGATTGAAACATCATTTTTATATGCAAATATTATTGAATTTGGTGTTGATAATATACAGGACATAAGAAGATGTGCAGATTACTATGGATTCTTTAATGGAGAGGTATTAAAAGGCATCTTACCTTTCTATAATCTTGGTAGTTGTATACCTCATTACGAAGATGCCGCTGCTGTACCTTTATTTGCAGAAATTATGAAGGATAGAAAATTTGAATTTTTACTGGGCATGGAAAATGTCATAAAACCCTTATATGAAGAGATAAAAAGTTATAAAGAAATTAAGGGATATGATGAAAGTTCTTATTTTACAAACAGGAATTTTAAACCTTTTATATTAGGTGGAGTAGATTTTATAAATGCAGATGGAATAAGTAGTGAAGATGTAGTTGATTTTATTTTAGATGGTCGTATAAATGGATTTAATCAGTTTGCAACGAGGGAAGACATAAGAAAGACCTTAATACAAAGAGGAGAAGAGGAGGAATTTATTATTGCAGAAAAGGACGGTAAAATGGTAGCACAAGCATGTGTGCAGACATATACACCACAAATTAACCAGATTGGCGGTGTATATACAATTAAAGACGAAAGAGGTAAAGGGTACTGTAAAGCAATTGTATCTGAAATGTGTAGTAGAATTATTGCAAAAAATAAGGTACCAACTCTTTCTGTCAAAAAGAATAATATACCTGCTGTCAAGGCCTATACTGCATTAGGGTTTCAGCACTATGATGATTACTTGATTATAAGGTTCAAGTAGGAGACTTTATTAGTGGATTGGTATAAAAATAATGTGTGAAAAGAGGAAAATATTTATGAGTAAGGATTTATCAAGTTATATTTTAAATGAAAAACAATTAAAAAATGGTAATCAGTTAATTTTAAGGAAACCTATGATAGAGGATGCCGAAAAGATTATTGAATACCTTAATATTGTTGGTGGAGAAAGTGACAACCTATTATTCGGTAAAGATGAGTTTCATCTTACTATCGAGCAGGAGAAGGAATATATTATAAATTTAAATAATAATCCAAATGTACTTATGGTTCTAGGCATTGTAGAGGATAACATTGTTAGTATTGCACAGATTAGTAGTTCAAATAGAAAAAGAATAGCCCATAATAGCGAAATTGCTATTTCAGTTAGAAAAGATTATTGGGGAAATGGAATTGGCAGTGCAATGATGCAAGAATTAATAAGATTTGCAAAGGAATATGGTACAATAAGAAATATAAGTCTAGGTGTTAGGGCAAGCAACAAGAATGCAATTATACTGTATGAGAAATTT encodes:
- the recR gene encoding recombination mediator RecR, which gives rise to MNYYSSSIAQLIEQFTKLPGIGRKTAQRLAFHVISMPNQDAHSLADAIVTAKESVKYCKVCTNLTDQDTCNICSDKRRDPLTICVVEDPRDVVAMERTKEFKGYYHVLHGAISPLEGVGPEDIKIKELLSRLTNQPVDEIIIATNPNIEGEATAMYLSKLLKPMGIKVSRIAHGIPVGGDLEYADEVTLTKALEGRREI
- a CDS encoding GNAT family N-acetyltransferase; this translates as MSKDLSSYILNEKQLKNGNQLILRKPMIEDAEKIIEYLNIVGGESDNLLFGKDEFHLTIEQEKEYIINLNNNPNVLMVLGIVEDNIVSIAQISSSNRKRIAHNSEIAISVRKDYWGNGIGSAMMQELIRFAKEYGTIRNISLGVRASNKNAIILYEKFGFQKIGLHKNYFNVNGSFDDEILMDLYI
- the dnaX gene encoding DNA polymerase III subunit gamma/tau, with amino-acid sequence MSYKALYRRWRPKVFEDVIGQEQVITILKNQINSSNIAHAYLFTGTRGTGKTSTAKIFARVVNCLNPKDANPCNSCEVCEGILTENIMDVIEIDAASNNGVDNVREVRENVKYPPSKGKYKIYIIDEVHMLSTGAFNALLKTLEEPPSYVIFILATTEPHKIPATILSRCQRFDFKPVKIRDIMGHLSFICDEIGVTWDEEALRLIAINSEGALRDALSILERCISFSEDTLTYENVVSILGMVNYEFIFNLVDKVAEKDTSNVLTLINEMVMEGKEVSQLMKDLISHFRNLLLVKMNVEIDEILSLSEERQKRLQEQGRLFTINQITSFIYSLSDIEGKLKYSAQPRTLIEIAVIGLCNKELDDSLEGIIERVKQLEKNIVSGEITVNRSNVNISSSVPNKASISSSYSQKNKYDEKKSMDEEEPKEENMIREEEIINNNSLLDFGAIQSNWQNILEELRKEKKAQIQALLMEGSLVKLDKDTLLISFKDGFGFHREALDKEKTKEYISGIIKRLTGQSIRLSFVMEDQLITEIEPKEEKDPLEILKEALPKEIHEILEIVDE
- a CDS encoding GNAT family N-acetyltransferase, whose product is MKSDILVLEATQSNYEKLREIFFTVRKNTFHWMEPEKLKLSDFDESTKDELILIAQINNEIVGFVSIWVPEKFIHNLFVLEDFQGQGVGTVLINEAIERVGLPLTLKCVKSNINAFNYYVSHNWKIEKEDMSSDESYYLMKYCNLL
- a CDS encoding NUDIX hydrolase; amino-acid sequence: MILVVSCVILNNGKVLMVQEGKNYIYGLWNFPSGRLENNERIVNAAIREVQEETGYKVTISGLTGIYNFFSETNAQVVMFNFVGEVVEGDLKYDNEEIINAKWFSINEISELNDKELRNCKLIRNIINDLEDKCIVPLDAIHDLL
- a CDS encoding YbaB/EbfC family nucleoid-associated protein; translation: MAKKGFPGMGGVNMNNMMKQVQKMQKQMEETQAELEQKVLETSAGGGAISIKVTGKKEIVGIKIKPEVVDPDDVEMLEDLIMAAVNEAIRAAEDMVASEMGKITGKMNMPGLF
- a CDS encoding GNAT family N-acetyltransferase yields the protein MIKLLTQDDKKIILEYLQRNEIETSFLYANIIEFGVDNIQDIRRCADYYGFFNGEVLKGILPFYNLGSCIPHYEDAAAVPLFAEIMKDRKFEFLLGMENVIKPLYEEIKSYKEIKGYDESSYFTNRNFKPFILGGVDFINADGISSEDVVDFILDGRINGFNQFATREDIRKTLIQRGEEEEFIIAEKDGKMVAQACVQTYTPQINQIGGVYTIKDERGKGYCKAIVSEMCSRIIAKNKVPTLSVKKNNIPAVKAYTALGFQHYDDYLIIRFK
- a CDS encoding DUF5711 family protein, which translates into the protein MQKRKKGLLILITIIIILFFINPKAISYLKAKTGSREGDVSIIKEIETTHSSQIIYEKLDNGLIQYLEGILIYYNMDGEQIWNINLGITRPIIKTNSNNVYVIDKNTNQILRINKKGEQIYKSTLDKPYKNFNICDDNYVVLYHHTDSPVQYITIMNEEGNKVGEITLGEGEVTNIAISRTQDRIAVSTIGTNGDTLENNLLVYDLKGNLIGVEGLKNNVILNIFYNEKGDLIAVDEKNIFSIDKNNKVKWETNFNEPIALIDTTGRNYLTMYSEGSSKNSIIYSRTGNKIKTLAYDGKLTGEMAPKEEILGLDNYKNEIIAYSLRTIFKYGKNGNVKFEYPYSSDILKSFALSENNIVVITKEKITFLSFKKI
- the yyaC gene encoding spore protease YyaC; its protein translation is MSLSNLKKYDSLSINTPMASVDFSIMLSKYINLYYSTPYEEFVLLCIGTDRSTGDALGPIIGHKLVDSLSKYNKVYVYGTLDDPVHAKNLKEKIDHIYNSLNNPFIVAIDACLGKADRIGYITVGAGPLKPGAGVNKNLPAIGDIHITGIVNLAGYMEYLVLQNTRLNLVMKMADTLVSSIKYSVWKLNQQRLFLEN
- a CDS encoding YkvI family membrane protein, with the translated sequence MTRRQSIYTLASVYIGTVIGAGFASGQEIFQFFGKYGWQGILGVIIVTILFSLLGVLVLNSIYTKKIKSFKQFSTGYFGKAFFTIINILLTFLLFTSYVVMLSGSGAVFYEHFQIQYIYGIIIMAIITFFVFIFGVRGIANANKVIVPFLVFIILWIGLNVIYKNQMVFSNFYTAPFKSNNIFSDVSSLKYILVQLIHKSNWLWSAIVYFCYNTIGSIVVMCSLYPLIYDKKAAKLGGLLGGLVLGILAMIILLSLMVLYTSVIGLEVPMVTVASTLGDLWKTLYSFVLLLAMFTTAIANGYGCILGIANLTRINEKFISIIVCVISVPLAMVGFKKLVTFFYPLFGYIGMLFICAIILKRRKSYRGFL